From the genome of Vicia villosa cultivar HV-30 ecotype Madison, WI linkage group LG2, Vvil1.0, whole genome shotgun sequence, one region includes:
- the LOC131648545 gene encoding uncharacterized protein LOC131648545 — protein MDLVILLLEQLDIILGMNWFEVNQIHINCFTKTVIFPETIGVEDLVMTARQVDEAVKDGASVFMLFASMEVKRKAVSSELPVVRDFPEVFLEDVREFPPEREVEFSIDLIPGSSPTSMAPFRMSASE, from the coding sequence ATGGACTTAGTGATCCTTCTGCTAGAACAACTTGATAttatcctgggaatgaactggtttgAAGTCAACCAGATTCATATTAATTGCTTTacgaagacagttatttttcctgaaacTATCGGTGTTGAGGACTTGGTGATGACTGCTAGACAGGTGGATGAAGCGGTTAAGGACGGGGCTTCCGTGTTCATGTTGTTTGCATCAATGGAAGTGAAAAgaaaagcggtgagtagtgaattACCAGTTGTACGTGACTTTCCAGAAGTCTTTCTAGAAGATGTGAGGGAGTTTCCACCTGagagagaagtagagttttctattgatttgattccTGGAAGTAGTCCTACGTCGATGGCACCATTCCGTATGTCAGCATCTGAATAg